The Nostoc sp. 'Lobaria pulmonaria (5183) cyanobiont' genome window below encodes:
- a CDS encoding helix-turn-helix domain-containing protein encodes MSVTKRLEVLDFIRELRQQLNLSQKQFAAKLGVYFQTVNRWENGHTVPSRIALKRNRRNVTEDG; translated from the coding sequence ATGTCTGTAACAAAGCGGCTGGAAGTTTTAGATTTCATTCGGGAACTTCGTCAGCAGCTCAATCTTTCTCAAAAACAGTTTGCTGCTAAATTAGGAGTTTACTTTCAAACAGTTAATCGTTGGGAAAATGGGCATACAGTCCCTTCACGCATAGCGCTAAAACGTAATAGAAGAAATGTTACGGAAGATGGGTGA
- a CDS encoding PAS domain S-box protein: MSRKARVSQSQNIFAGARNKGAIIREQLLHYSIALLSVALAVGITLLLRPYFTAAPAALFLAAVMVSAWYGGFAPGLLATVLSTLVINYLFHHPLYPQKITNLDILVRLVVFVITAGLIIWLNESRRTAQRKAEASLKSLRESETRFGRLTESNIIGVIVVNLNGLIIEANDAFLQMLNYTREDLRSGRIRWGEIVPLEYIEVSERAIQELTITGSCKPFEQEYIRKDGSQVPVLVGFAKQGDRTIIGFVLDLSERKQAEAEAQHRARQAEEAQSILQMLLEHVPEGITIAGGPPDFPIIANSKLAQELLGRASESLVGISSESYVQLYGLFLADGVTSLTLEQLPLYRATRYGETIRDQECIIERPDGTTITAIANVVPIRDSQGQIIGAIDCWRDITNRKLIEEALRQRETELRLITDTLPVLISFVDSEQRYRFNNRVYEKWFGHPVANIYGKHLWEVVGEPAYQGIRRYVEQVLAGEQVTFESQMPYKDGGTRYINAIYVPQFNKQGIVEGYAALIADISEQQAALRERKLTEEALRDSEERYRILAEVSPQAIWMGDRDGGITYCNQYWLDYTGLTMEQTAGYGWIYVIHPDDRDRVLKTSMQAVANATDYEVEIRFRQVSDGNYRWHIVRGLPFRDQSGQIIKWVGIASDIHDRKVAEASLQQLNEMLEQRIQERTAQLEAANKELESFSYSVSHDLRAPLRHIAGFVELLQKRHSSTSLDQTSQRYLKIIAETAKQAGILIDELLTFSRMGRTEMRYINLNMEELVQEVKRDLITETPGRTIHWHIESLPEVQGDPSMLRLVLRNLIGNAVKYTQTQNPAEITVGSIDNENEVIFFVQDNGVGFNMQYVHKLFGVFQRLHSDPQFEGTGVGLANVQRIIHRHNGRVWAEAVVDSGATFYFSLPKLSKKENE, encoded by the coding sequence ATGAGTCGTAAGGCGAGGGTATCTCAATCCCAAAACATCTTTGCTGGCGCTAGAAACAAGGGCGCAATCATTCGGGAGCAACTGCTGCACTATAGTATTGCTTTGCTATCCGTTGCCTTAGCAGTGGGAATAACGCTGCTGCTCCGTCCATATTTCACCGCAGCACCTGCGGCACTCTTTTTGGCTGCGGTGATGGTAAGTGCCTGGTACGGGGGTTTCGCACCAGGACTACTTGCAACTGTTTTGTCTACTTTGGTAATCAACTACTTGTTTCATCATCCGCTCTATCCGCAGAAGATTACAAATCTGGACATTTTAGTGCGGCTAGTCGTGTTCGTGATCACAGCAGGGTTAATCATCTGGCTCAACGAATCACGCCGCACAGCCCAAAGAAAAGCTGAAGCGAGTTTGAAGTCACTACGCGAAAGCGAGACACGGTTTGGTCGCTTAACCGAGTCTAATATTATTGGGGTGATTGTGGTCAATCTGAATGGCTTAATCATTGAAGCCAATGATGCCTTTCTACAAATGCTCAATTATACCCGCGAGGATTTGCGCTCTGGTCGAATCCGCTGGGGCGAGATCGTTCCACTCGAATACATTGAGGTGAGCGAACGAGCGATTCAAGAACTGACAATTACTGGGAGTTGTAAGCCCTTTGAGCAGGAATACATCCGCAAAGACGGCTCTCAAGTTCCCGTCCTAGTTGGCTTTGCTAAACAGGGAGATCGGACAATCATTGGTTTTGTTCTTGACTTGAGCGAACGCAAACAAGCCGAAGCAGAAGCCCAGCATCGCGCCCGCCAAGCAGAAGAAGCCCAGAGCATTTTGCAAATGCTCCTAGAACACGTCCCAGAGGGAATTACGATCGCTGGTGGCCCCCCTGATTTCCCAATCATCGCTAACAGCAAACTCGCGCAAGAGCTTTTGGGCAGAGCAAGTGAATCTCTGGTTGGCATCTCTTCTGAGTCTTATGTTCAGCTCTACGGTCTGTTCCTAGCTGATGGTGTAACGTCCCTCACCTTAGAGCAACTACCTTTATACCGTGCTACGCGCTATGGTGAAACGATCCGCGATCAAGAATGCATCATTGAACGTCCAGATGGTACTACAATTACAGCGATCGCTAATGTCGTACCAATTCGAGATTCCCAAGGTCAGATTATTGGTGCAATAGATTGCTGGCGCGATATCACCAACCGTAAGCTCATAGAAGAAGCACTGCGGCAACGAGAAACAGAACTTCGTTTAATTACAGATACGCTACCAGTTCTGATTTCCTTTGTAGATTCAGAACAACGCTACCGCTTCAACAACCGAGTATATGAAAAGTGGTTTGGGCATCCGGTTGCAAATATATATGGAAAGCATCTTTGGGAAGTTGTGGGTGAACCCGCCTATCAAGGAATTCGTCGCTATGTAGAACAGGTACTCGCAGGAGAGCAGGTAACATTTGAAAGTCAAATGCCTTATAAAGATGGAGGCACACGCTACATTAATGCCATTTATGTTCCCCAGTTTAATAAACAGGGAATCGTTGAAGGGTATGCGGCGTTAATCGCTGACATTAGCGAACAGCAAGCTGCGCTGCGCGAACGCAAGTTGACAGAAGAAGCGCTACGTGACAGTGAGGAGCGATACCGAATTTTAGCGGAAGTCTCGCCACAGGCAATTTGGATGGGCGATCGCGATGGTGGTATTACCTATTGCAATCAATACTGGTTAGACTATACCGGATTGACAATGGAGCAGACTGCTGGCTATGGCTGGATTTATGTCATTCACCCCGATGACCGCGATCGCGTCTTAAAAACTTCGATGCAGGCTGTTGCTAACGCTACAGACTACGAAGTAGAAATTCGCTTCCGTCAAGTTTCTGATGGTAACTATCGTTGGCATATTGTTCGGGGTTTACCATTTCGAGATCAAAGCGGACAGATTATCAAGTGGGTGGGCATCGCTAGCGACATTCACGATCGCAAAGTTGCCGAAGCCTCCCTGCAACAACTCAACGAAATGCTAGAGCAACGAATTCAAGAGCGCACTGCCCAACTCGAAGCCGCCAATAAAGAACTCGAATCCTTCTCCTACTCAGTTTCTCACGACTTGCGGGCACCACTGCGCCACATCGCCGGATTTGTCGAATTGCTTCAGAAGCGCCATAGTTCAACAAGCTTGGATCAAACAAGTCAGCGCTATTTGAAAATAATTGCCGAAACTGCCAAACAGGCAGGAATACTGATCGATGAGTTGCTAACATTTTCTCGCATGGGGCGCACGGAAATGCGCTACATCAACCTGAATATGGAGGAATTAGTACAAGAAGTAAAACGCGATTTAATTACAGAAACCCCAGGACGCACAATCCATTGGCACATCGAGTCCCTGCCAGAAGTGCAGGGCGATCCCTCCATGCTGCGGCTGGTGCTTCGTAACCTGATAGGCAATGCCGTAAAATATACCCAGACTCAAAACCCAGCAGAAATTACTGTTGGAAGTATTGACAATGAAAACGAAGTTATCTTTTTTGTACAAGATAACGGCGTAGGCTTTAATATGCAATATGTACACAAGCTATTCGGAGTATTTCAACGCCTGCATAGCGACCCACAATTTGAAGGCACTGGTGTTGGATTGGCAAACGTGCAACGCATTATTCATCGGCATAATGGTCGAGTTTGGGCAGAGGCTGTAGTTGATAGTGGCGCCACCTTTTATTTCTCGCTGCCGAAGTTGTCAAAGAAGGAAAATGAATGA
- a CDS encoding hybrid sensor histidine kinase/response regulator, whose amino-acid sequence MNVLRFLLLEDSLLDAELAQAILTEGGIDCELIRVETGADFLAALETEVFDLILADYALPSFDGISALEIARNRTPEVPFIFVSAALGEELAIEALKNGATDYVLKQRLGRLVPSVQRALREAKERRERQQAEESLQKSEAKYRRIVDTSYEGIWMIDSEARTEFVNQRISQMLGYSAEEMLGRSIFDFMDRADDMAAAEAKLEWFKGEESDLKEGRLRCQDGSYIWTLISATAILNEQGECLGAIAMLTDITDRKRTESERDRLLQLEQTARAEAEAANRIKDEFLAVLSHELRSPLNPILGWAKLLQSRKFDEASLNKALKTIERNAKLQAQLIEDLLDVSRILQGKLSLNTIPVDLVSTIEAAMETVHLAAEAKTIEIETMLDPNVGKVLGDAARLQQVFWNLLSNAIKFTETEGKINVRLQHIDAQAQITFSDTGKGIDPDFLPHVFDYFRQSDSTTTRRFGGLGLGLAIARHLIEMHGGTIWAESPGEEQGAIFTVRLPLIKDGATIEDDTNTDSSTAAFPSSPLMGLQVLVVDDNDDTRDFFSFVLEQFGAIVTAVASGDEALQALTQSKPDILLSDIGMPEMNGYMLMQKVRTLEAKIGGKQMPAIALTAYAGEINQQYALRAGFQQHIVKPVAPEELLMVISNLVQST is encoded by the coding sequence ATGAATGTTCTCCGTTTTCTCCTTTTAGAAGACAGCCTGTTAGATGCAGAGCTAGCCCAAGCGATACTAACTGAAGGGGGAATTGATTGCGAACTGATCCGAGTCGAAACTGGTGCTGATTTCCTAGCTGCTTTGGAAACAGAGGTTTTCGATTTAATACTTGCCGATTATGCCTTGCCCTCTTTTGATGGAATTTCGGCTTTGGAAATTGCCCGAAATCGCACTCCTGAGGTTCCTTTTATCTTTGTCTCGGCTGCTCTGGGTGAAGAATTAGCAATCGAAGCTTTGAAGAACGGTGCAACCGATTATGTATTAAAGCAACGACTAGGGCGGTTAGTTCCCTCGGTGCAACGGGCATTGCGGGAAGCGAAAGAGCGGCGTGAGCGCCAGCAAGCAGAGGAGTCTTTACAGAAGAGTGAAGCCAAGTATCGCCGAATTGTTGATACCTCTTATGAGGGAATCTGGATGATTGACTCTGAAGCCCGAACAGAGTTCGTGAATCAGCGGATATCTCAGATGTTGGGTTATTCCGCAGAAGAAATGCTCGGTCGTTCTATATTTGATTTTATGGATCGGGCTGATGATATGGCAGCAGCCGAAGCGAAACTTGAGTGGTTCAAAGGAGAAGAGAGCGATCTCAAAGAAGGGCGATTGCGCTGCCAAGATGGTTCGTATATCTGGACACTGATTTCTGCGACAGCGATTTTGAATGAACAGGGTGAGTGCTTAGGTGCGATCGCTATGCTAACTGACATCACCGATCGCAAACGCACTGAATCAGAACGCGATCGCCTTTTGCAACTTGAGCAAACAGCCAGGGCGGAAGCTGAAGCTGCTAATCGAATCAAAGATGAGTTTTTGGCGGTACTTTCTCATGAATTGCGATCGCCCCTGAATCCGATTCTCGGTTGGGCAAAACTTTTGCAGAGCCGGAAATTTGATGAGGCATCGCTTAACAAGGCACTGAAAACTATTGAGCGCAATGCCAAATTACAAGCTCAATTAATTGAAGACTTACTAGATGTTTCTCGCATCCTCCAAGGCAAACTCAGCCTCAACACGATTCCAGTCGATCTGGTATCCACAATTGAAGCCGCAATGGAAACAGTGCATTTAGCAGCAGAGGCTAAAACCATTGAGATTGAGACGATGCTCGATCCAAATGTGGGGAAAGTTTTGGGTGATGCAGCCCGCTTACAGCAAGTTTTCTGGAATCTTCTATCGAATGCCATCAAGTTTACTGAGACTGAGGGAAAAATAAATGTGCGATTGCAGCACATCGACGCTCAAGCGCAAATTACTTTCAGTGATACAGGTAAAGGCATTGACCCTGACTTTTTACCTCATGTATTTGACTATTTCCGTCAGAGTGATAGTACAACAACTAGAAGGTTTGGTGGATTAGGGTTAGGTTTAGCGATCGCTCGTCACTTGATTGAGATGCACGGGGGAACGATTTGGGCGGAAAGTCCTGGTGAGGAGCAGGGAGCGATTTTCACAGTTAGGTTGCCGCTAATCAAGGACGGGGCGACGATCGAGGATGACACAAATACTGATTCCTCAACTGCCGCTTTTCCCTCCTCGCCCCTGATGGGTTTACAAGTGCTGGTTGTGGATGACAATGATGATACCCGCGACTTTTTCAGCTTTGTACTGGAACAGTTTGGCGCGATCGTCACCGCAGTAGCATCAGGAGATGAAGCATTACAAGCGCTAACCCAGTCAAAGCCAGATATCTTACTCAGCGATATTGGGATGCCAGAGATGAACGGGTATATGCTGATGCAAAAGGTGCGGACTCTGGAAGCAAAAATCGGAGGAAAACAGATGCCGGCGATCGCTCTGACTGCTTATGCAGGCGAAATCAATCAGCAGTACGCACTAAGAGCAGGGTTTCAACAGCACATCGTTAAACCTGTAGCACCAGAGGAATTGCTCATGGTAATTTCTAACTTAGTCCAATCTACTTAA
- a CDS encoding response regulator: protein MKELKRILLIEDSANDAELILAALSENHLANEVVVVRDGEEALDYLYRRGLFRLRMEGYPVVVLLDLKLPKVDGLEVLAQLKSDPVMRVIPVVVLTSSREEPDLVRCYELGVNAYVVKPVDYHDFVDSIKGVGLFWAVINQPPVGALPPAPHAQKESQ from the coding sequence ATGAAAGAACTGAAGCGGATTCTGCTAATTGAAGACAGTGCCAACGATGCAGAGTTAATTCTAGCCGCTTTGTCGGAAAACCATCTCGCCAATGAAGTAGTGGTGGTACGTGATGGAGAAGAAGCACTAGATTATCTTTATCGCCGGGGGTTGTTCCGGTTGCGAATGGAAGGGTATCCTGTGGTGGTGCTGCTCGATTTGAAACTGCCTAAAGTTGATGGGTTAGAAGTGCTGGCACAACTCAAATCTGATCCAGTAATGCGAGTAATTCCAGTGGTGGTACTGACCTCTTCCCGCGAGGAGCCAGACCTAGTTCGCTGCTACGAGTTAGGGGTCAATGCTTATGTTGTCAAGCCAGTAGATTACCATGATTTTGTCGATTCTATTAAGGGTGTTGGCCTGTTTTGGGCAGTGATCAATCAGCCTCCCGTTGGTGCTTTACCTCCCGCACCTCATGCTCAAAAGGAGAGCCAGTGA